Genomic DNA from Gossypium hirsutum isolate 1008001.06 chromosome A01, Gossypium_hirsutum_v2.1, whole genome shotgun sequence:
gttcgattacataatttattcactatttaattccactcctacgaattcttgtgatttttccaatccacaccactgctgctatcagtttctgttttcaaagtaaaccttacctaatttggggtttcatggaccaactagggcctagtcatacataagcccacatatgatcatacttagccattctagtggctggtcatttgctcaacacttccattccaactatagttacatcatgaaaccatctatacattcataaatacgaatggtctaatgccatactccacttctacaagccattttcgcatggctgtacacttatacatttcataaagtactcgaaagacaacgatgggtagtcctatacatgccatatcaaaattcaaccaaaatagtacccaaaagagcctttgatagtgtgggcgacttcgacttcaagatcccgagtccgatagctggagaaccaaaaatctataaaacagaggagcaatgtaacgagtaagcaatttatgcttagtaagtttgagcaaggaattccagcatgcacaaataatagcacacatttagctaaacggaatatttcataatacgcaatttaccgatatcgaacttgcttcacaacattaacaacccttatgtacatacaaaataaactaacttggccgaaggccggtagctcgtttatcaactgagcgaacatttatttgtaagggctcgattaatattcaacacatacgtaacatatccccatattgggatgtttttcgagtattcgctggaattttacagcaagctcattcattaccaaatcacgtaccttcgggatttaaccggatatagctcctcgttcaaatgccttcgggacatagcccggatttagtaactcacacaatgccttcgggacatatcccggatttaacaactcgcacaaatgccttcgggacttaacccggatttaacaactcgcacgaatgccttcgggacttaacccggatttaacaactagcacgaatgccttcgggacttaacccggatttaacaactcgcacgaatgccttcggaacttaatccggatatattcacttagcacaaagccttcgggacttagcccggacagcattcaattaatcatgcacattcatatttcattttcgtttacgaaactcaaacacaaggcacatattgtccttgcacattcggctcaatagccacacatagagcatgatttaatcacatcgaaatttaagctctcttactcaagaacttacctcgggtgttgtcgaacgatcccgctaactattcgaccacttttccttccctttatcggatttatttcccctttgctcttgagcttaatcaaacaaataaattgatttcatcatttaggcatcaaaagatgaacacaaggcacttagcccatattcatacattagacattaaagtctcatacatgcaaaaatcatgcatcaacacaacatattagctaatttctttccccttggccgaatatgcatgtccatttttggggtcgatttcaacatttaatacacacatatacccactagtaaagcatcctccccttttcatcgatttaacacatgcattgctcatcaacatgcaaagttacattcggccttagcacacatcttgctagccgattcttctccctttagcaaccaatgcacatatgtgctcacacaaaaatgctaaaaaggaggttcaagaatcatcaagccatcatcacatgcatcattaacaagcttcatattttgcatgcaatggcattaacacaacctccacctaggccgaatcttaactcatcctcatacctcattaccacaacatcaaacatcaaccaagaatgatgcatccatggtcgagtgccatttccatcacatagcaagatttagaccatgggctaggtagaactcaagctaaccactaaatcatgcatgcatctcatgaaacatcatcaacataccttagcctagctacatgcatggccgaatctcttcacctttcttcttctttcctccttaaaatttttggccaaggatgaaccaaaggatgagaaatttttttctttgtttttttctttctaatttaggctaaaatggaggtgagaaaggatgaacacaaacttttctcctttcttctcttgagctcacggcaatggggggaacaaacactacacacacatttttttttcttttgtttccatttctttattacccatacttcttattttattcttccactaacaaaacatgtttcatgacatgttttgcccatcattctttgtcatggccggccactactcattaaggggggggaaatttgacatgcaagtccccccctttgtccacatgcactaataggtcctcacacattgacctatcacattttagaattttctcacataagtcctattgactaaattcacatgaaatcaaccaaattgaagcttgaaattttcacacattcataattacatattctagacaataagtatcacattcaaacatttcggtgactcggtttagcggtcccgaaaccacttcccgactagggtcaactttgggctgtcacaatctaTCTCTCTATCtctgggagtcatccactctgatgcgcaagacaagacatctccataattggacttgatagacgacatattagtcctttaatcagtttgctcatttctaattagactaaggacatgtttaggtttgtctactaatagaATTCGTATTTTcgtattacgatccaaccacgtgataccgcttaatattagttaaacatttagacaactagtgagcaacatttgcttccattttactttaCGTGCAAAAACTAtgtgaggacaattatacaaagtatattaatgttatcaataaatttgttttattaaccaatttgtttgaaaaaaattataggCGTATATTGACGAAAATACTATACTTAAGGCACTGGATCCAACAGTGTTTGGCtaaagtaaaaaagaaagaaacctagGAAGCCTAAAGCCTCATCTAAGTCTAAAGGTTTGTTTTGCAATAAAAAGAACACTTTAAGATTGACTATAAATAGTAGAAGGATTACCTGCCTCTAAGGGAAAATGTAGGGAACTCTTAGTCGTTAAAACTTATTTAGTGACAGATTCAATAGACCACTAGGTCATTGGAATCTACTAaccacatttttatttttttagaggtTAATGGAAACGAAAAAATCTACATGATATAAATCTCTTGTTGCGAGTCGGAGATGGGAGCAATGTGTCGGTAGAAGCTTAATATTCAATAGTTATATATTAGGTTATGATAACCAAAATGcatataattaatttttctaatatttcattttaaaaaagaaTCACTTTCTTTAAAATAGTGGGTTAATTTAAAAGATCTAAAAAAACATGAAGATTTTAAgatatgaataaatttaatatctaatttttattcttaattatttaagatgataaatctGTATGAAAATTTTTACCATTCTAACAACCCTAACGAAACCGCGCTAATCGCTGCGTCATTTCAATGTTTCTGGCCCCTCTTCATTCCTTGTTTAATTAACATGTCGTTGGGTAAATATCAAACTCAATAGCAGTTTGGTACTGATGGTGTTCGGTTTTATGATTTTCTGTTACTATACTTCAATAAATATCAAAAAGAACTGTAAATTGTGGGACTGACTTTATTAAATGATCCAATCTCTCTTTGGTGGAACGAACACCTTTGATACCTTCAAGCATGAAGATAATATATAAACATTGGATTCAGTGTATATTCTGCTCTGATTTCGTGTGaatgacattttttattttttgctttgattttttttcgtGAAATCTGCAGGTTACTTGATTTCCCAAAGCAAATCCCTGAAAGATGCACTGGGGCTAGAGGGATCCCACCTTCTGCCCACCACTAGGCATCAATTATGAGATTCTCACATCTAATCCCTTAGATGTTGTGCCTATCAACGACCTAACAAGCGTACACCTCCCTTCAATTAGTCCAATCTATCCATTTTTAATCCCTATTTTATTTCATGGAATTCAGATTTTCAACAGGAATTTAATGAGACGGCAAGACTAAAGACGGCAAGACTAAATGCTCCAACATTCAACCCCTTCTGAGTCCAACTGTAAAGGGTTTCCAATTGAGTAAGTGGGGGTACAAGGGTCCCACCCCCATGGCCCCCAAGATGGTCCTACTAAGGAGGGGCTTGTCTGCTGTTGGCCACCCCGTTGGGTAGCACAGGGAAGGACGATTACAGTATTTTTGGTTCAATGGATCATCCATTATCTAACGTAGGGTTGACATCAATTTATGCCCCCAAAGCCTTTACCCCATCTCAAAAGCcacaaaatttcacaaattaTCCTTAGGTTTCTCAGGAAACTTCAAGATCAGCAAAGATGCCCTGTCTTGGGGCAGGCATCGATCGAGCCAAGACAGACCCCAGGTCTCGATCTTTACTGGACAGTGGTCGAACCTACACGGGGACTGGGTCTTAATCCACCATGTGATCTTGCCCACTACAATACGGATATCACCATTCTAGTGAGAACACAATGGCAGTTTCAAACTTTCAGCTGCGGCCCGTTATTATAAGATATTATCTGCAAAGTTTCAAAGACGTAGGTAAGGGTAAAGTTGAAGGAAACTATGATAGCGATACATATATCCTATTCCTTTTAGCTTTGCCCTTTACCTTCATTTTCTGTATTCTGTTGTTCATACAGAAACTTTTTGTAACATATTGAAAGGCGTATAATCTAGTGTTTGACTAAATTAATGTTTGAGTGTAAATAATAAATGGAGTAGCAATGATGAGTGAGAGGGGCGCAAGTGGGCACAGGCTAAGCACGTGGGTGCTGCCTTTCTCATTGCACGCTGGCATGGCATGGTCATAAGACTCATTGGCAAAATCCCCTTCAACCCTCATGCCTTCAATCCATATATTCTTTtcgatgtaaaaaaaaaagagagttaaatatatattatacacaAGAAAAGAAGGGGAAAACAAAAAAGAGAGCATAATTTTCATATAAGTTCTGGTTGAATTTTTCGGATTGGCAGGGTTTCAAAATCGTTAGATATTCAGTTTGTTGTCCAAAGACTATGCTTTTTTTGACTGCGTAGAGTTGAACTCAACATTTGAGTAAGTCACTGAGAGAGTTGCTAtggtgctttttttttttttactactaTGCAATACTTGATCTTTGATAGGATTGCAATggctttgattctttgttttgcATATCAAAATCAGATGCAGTATGGGATTTGACTGAAAGCTCTCGGGGACTTCTTTATTTTGGATTATTTGAAGTTCTGGACTTTTGTCACTATTGTGTTCTGCATAAAAcacacagagagagagagagagagagagagtattATACTCACAACAAAAACACTAGTTACTCCTTTCTTCTTGGATGTCCTCTTCCAGTATAATTGCATAAcagtttatttgttttattagcTTTCTGAAGTATAAGGTCTTTTCCTTTGGGTGGTTTCTAGTTGTTTGCTTAGTTGGGAAATTCTCGTACAGGAACTGGGTGGTCTTGTCTGTTGGGTTGTCTGGAGAACTTCTTTTGATTGCTGTTGGAGAAGAAGCTTTTTATGACTTTCGGTGCACCTAAAGACAGGGTTCTATCATTTCATCATGTTAAGGTGAATACAAAGGGCCAAGgaacaaagaaataaacaataaCAAAATTCAGACATGAAGTTTATGAAACTCGGATCTCGGCCTGACACCTTCTACACTGCCGAGTCTGTAAGGTATGAACCGATTAAAGATAGATGTAAGTTTCGATTTTCTTGGGGAAGATATCATGAAAGTTCTTTTGTTGATGCAGGACTGTTTCTTCCGAAGTCTCTAGTGACCTTATAATTGAAGTAAAAGGATGTAAATATCTGCTTCACAAGGTAAAATTATTTCTCGATGtaggttaaattgaattattggattttttttattatatacaaattcGTTTTACTTTGCAGTTTCCTCTGTTGTCAAAGTGTTTGAGGTTGCAAAGAATATGCTGTGAATCCCCTGAAACATCACAACACCAAATAATCCAATTACCTGATTTCCCTGGTGGAATCGAGGCGTTCGAGCTTTGTGCTAAGTTCTGTTATGGTATCACAATCACTCTCAGTGCGTATAACATTGTAGCTGCACAATGTGCAGCCGAGTATTTGCAGATGACTGAAGATGTTGAGAAGGGGAACTTGATTTACAAGCTCGAAATTTTCTTCAACTCCTGCATCTTACAAGGGTGGAGAGACTCTATCGTGACATTACAAAGCACCAAAGCGTTTCCCTTATGGTCTGAAGACCTTGGAATTACGAGCAGATGCATTGAATCAATTGCATCAAAAGTTTTAACACACCCTTCAAAGGTGAGCTTGTCGCATAGTCATTCGAGAAGGGTTAGGGATGATATATCTTGTAATGGAGCCGAGAGCCAGCGGCATAAATCGACAACCAAAGGTTGGTGGGCTGAGGACATGGCTGAGTTAGGTATAGACCTCTATTGGAGAGCCATGATAGCTATTAAATCTGGTGGGAAAATACCCTCTAATCTCATTGGACAAGCATTGCAAATATATGCATCTCGATGGCTGCCAAACATTTCACGACAAGTGAAGGCTAACCAAGGAGCTACATCGGACTCGGATTCAGAGTCAACTGGCGAGATTTCTTCAAAGCACCGGCTGCTGTTGGAATCAATAGTGAGCTTACTCCCATCAGATAAAGGCGATGTTTCTTGCAGTTTTCTGCTTAAGCTCTTGAAAGCTGCCAACATTCTTAAtgcttcatcttcttcaaagATGGAACTGGCTAGAAGAGTAGCGCTTCAGTTAGAGGAGGCAAGAGTTAGTGATCTGTTAATACCCTCTCTATCATACTCGAGCGACACCCTTTATGACGTTGACATTGTCCTCACCATATTGGAAGAATTCATGTTACAAGGACAGAGTCCTCCAACCAGCCCTCCCAGATCTCGGCTGGGGTTTGAAAGGAGAAGAAGGTCCCGTTCGGCTGAGAAtattgatttcgagtttcaaGAAAGTAGGAGGTCTTCTTCAGCATCACACAGTTCCAAACTAAAAGTTGCCAAAATCATGGATGGCTATCTTCAAGAGATTGCCAGAGACATAAACTTACCTCTGTCCAAATTCATTGCAATAGCTGAGAAAATTCCGGATTTCTCACGACTTGACCACGATGATCTCTACCGAGCTATTGACATTTATCTCAAGGTAAATAAAAACTGGTTTCTTGGCCTCATTTTTCAGTAGTTCTTATCATTGTTCTTGATTTACAAGTGCTTATTGTACTTGTGATTTTGTATATGCAGGCACACCCGGACCTAAACAAGAGCGAAAGGAAAAAGTTGTGTCGCATTCTTGACTGCAAAAAGCTCTCTGTTGAGGCCTGCATGCATGCTGCACAAAATGAAAAACTTCCTCTTAGAGTGGTGGTACAAGTTCTCTTCTTTGAGCAAGCTCGAGCTGCTATGGCGGGGGGCAAAGTAGCTGAGCTCCCTAGCAACATCAAGGCACTTTTAGCTGCGCACAACATTGATCCATCGAGACCTCCTGGGACCTTAAGCACTACTACTAGCATTCGAGGTGATGATCAATGGAGCGTCTCAGGCCTTAAATCACCCAAGTCTAGAACTTCGACACTAAGGATGAAGCTTGCTGAAGATGATTTCGATGAGTATGATATGAATCCGGATGGATTGGGAAGATCTTCTAAGTTCAAGGCTTTCTGTGCTTTACCTACGGGACCTAAAAAAATGTTCAGTAAGTTGTTGTCAATCAATAGGAGTGGCAGTGAAAAGAACTGAGTGGTTTTTGTTGATTTCCATGTCGGGGATGGTAAATTTTAAGGGTAATGTATACTCTTTCTTTTGAGTAACGCCTTGTTATTTTAGCTTAGAATGTCAACAAAGATTTCGGGCTTAACCTAGTTGATTAATgcagaaaattttaaaaacttacatCCTACAATTTTAATTTGGACTGGAAATTCTAGTTGTAATCTTCTGCAGCAGTGAAAGGATGCAGCGCTGTTCTCATTGTCTTACAATATTCGAATATCTTTATTCCCAAATTATGTAAACTGTGCGTTGGCAATTTGGTATCTAACTATATAAGATTCAGATTTATAGTTTATTGAAATTCTTTGTGGATGATAAAATGAGAGAACTgacaaattaaaagaaacaaaatctgCATGGCTTTGCTGTTCACATGGATGAAATGCTTCTCTTTTCGTATTATTATTGGCCTACTAAAATACGTTAGTTTTGTAAACTTCTTCAGTGAAATGTCTCAAGTTCCTTGCGCTTTTTCCCCCAACTAAAAAGTTTatttaccaaaaataataatattatataggTGAAGGCTAGTTGATAGGCGGCATTACTCTTGGTATATTCAACCGGGCTAAATACGAGTCTAGCACATATGTACGTATATTTAGTGGTGCCTATGACATAGACAGCACTAGGGGTGCCCTTCCCATAGGCAACACCAATTGGCCTATTTAACAGAACCTCTGTGCTAAGATTTGAAGTGGTTCTGTGCTAAGATTTGAAGTAAAATTTGAAGATTCAAGAGTagcaaaagatttttttttttagaaaaagagtaaataaagaagaaaaaagttCACAAAAAGTTGgtagatataaaattaatttttttacaataatttttttgttgttcGAAATTGTATtgagaatttttatttcttttttaatagatttagtactgaagatggataatcaatttttcttatgtgtttatttcaatggagtaattttgacaacaatagttggatgtatatttgaatgtcgccaaCAAATAGCAATAAGATTTAATAAAAATGCCTCggttgatgatatgaaggaaatgattagtgcaaaaattgttagacgttatgggagaaggatctcgaaacttttctacaagttttcaATTTCAACAAATCCCATCAAATTCACTGAGATGAAACTTGTAGATGATGAAGACGTGAAGACAATGGTCACTCCTTATTGTGGGAATTAGAACGGCTAAAATGCaccaattcaattatttattgagTTAGCTAATGTAGAGCCAGCTGAAGATCCCATCCCATTAGGTGAAAAACATAGAGCTCAAGAGCTGTGTATAGTGGTTCCGGTATCATACATTGATAGTCAATCGACTGTATATGGGACCGACATCGATCTTAGTACTGCACCCGAGACTGATACggttggtgatgatggatacgTTAGTAGTGATCCTTTTGATCACgaggtcgatagtgatagtgatcctGATGTGGATGAGGTCCTAAATGATATTGACAACTAAGTCGTGAATGACGATAAAAATGTTAACGTGTCTTTAGTCGGGAACCAGATTcgacgtattgtgatacacaataatcttgGGGCACACATATCGCTTATAGACTCTAATGCAGCGCATGTAGCCGAGTTCTCGGAGTACCCTGATCTACTAGCTGCTCACTGGCTGGTCGTAAATTCCGATCCTGAGGAGTTGTTTGTGGGCCAGAAATTTGAAAGCAAGGAAAAGTACGTATTTTCCATTAAGCGATATAGCATGAATGTGTCAGTGGACTCCAAAGTCATCATGTCTAAATTGACATtatatattggggagtgttgAGGTCGACAGAAGGCTGCAATTGGGAGGTACAAGCTGCATTTATCCAGAAGTcacagatgtgggagatacgaaaatttgttgggtcTCACACATGCACTTCAGCACATATAACAGAAGATCACCGGAAACctgattccaaaactatctgcacatgcatcatgccaatggtgaagaaCATTCTGAAAATTAAAGTTTCGATACTGATTGCCAAAATGCAAGCACAATTCCAATATCGAGTATTATACAGAAAAAGTATGGATAGCTAAATAGATGGCAATGGAGTAGTTGTACGGAGATTGGGATATGTCGTACAATGAGCTACAGTGGTGGATAGCCATTATGCGGGAGTACATGCTACGGACTATAATTGAGTTGGAGACACAACCATATTACGGTCCGGATGGCCAACTACAACTGAAAagaaatgtaatagcccaaaatttggtctagttggaatagaggtttcgggaccacaaaatccgagagagaaataattattttatgattattttgaggtctatgatatgattgcatgattgtgtgaaaattttgtgaagaaattctatgcataaagtgctcaatttgaagttagggactaaattgaataagttgcaaaacttgcattctagaagtttctagtatgaaattgctttgaaatattaattagaaggtcttaaatagaaatttgactaatttctaagtgatggaaaaaaattggacatggatggaatttttgaaagtttagtaaggaagggcattttggtcatttggtaattaaaagaaataaaaagggaaaataaagccaaaattgactcatctttttcatggaggccgaaattagcatgggggaaaccatggctagggttttcaagctttccaagctcaatagtaagtccgttataaccccgtttttcaagttctttacgtttttggaatcctggtaatttgattaagcttattctagcaataatttaagctagggttcatatttggaaaaatactcataggtgaaatgtgtttattttgctgttttatgatagaatatgaggttttaaattatgttagacaagaatatgaggttttaaattatgttagacaacttgtgctactcggttttgagtgaaaacgagtaaaagggcttaatcggtaaaaatacctaatagtcataagtatatgttagagtgagaatttgatgtttccatagaagggaaaagttatcagcatgtcataaaacataagaataagggatgaagtttaattcccgagcctaggggcaaaagtgtaaatatgcaaaagtt
This window encodes:
- the LOC107886594 gene encoding BTB/POZ domain-containing protein At1g67900, with translation MKFMKLGSRPDTFYTAESVRTVSSEVSSDLIIEVKGCKYLLHKFPLLSKCLRLQRICCESPETSQHQIIQLPDFPGGIEAFELCAKFCYGITITLSAYNIVAAQCAAEYLQMTEDVEKGNLIYKLEIFFNSCILQGWRDSIVTLQSTKAFPLWSEDLGITSRCIESIASKVLTHPSKVSLSHSHSRRVRDDISCNGAESQRHKSTTKGWWAEDMAELGIDLYWRAMIAIKSGGKIPSNLIGQALQIYASRWLPNISRQVKANQGATSDSDSESTGEISSKHRLLLESIVSLLPSDKGDVSCSFLLKLLKAANILNASSSSKMELARRVALQLEEARVSDLLIPSLSYSSDTLYDVDIVLTILEEFMLQGQSPPTSPPRSRLGFERRRRSRSAENIDFEFQESRRSSSASHSSKLKVAKIMDGYLQEIARDINLPLSKFIAIAEKIPDFSRLDHDDLYRAIDIYLKAHPDLNKSERKKLCRILDCKKLSVEACMHAAQNEKLPLRVVVQVLFFEQARAAMAGGKVAELPSNIKALLAAHNIDPSRPPGTLSTTTSIRGDDQWSVSGLKSPKSRTSTLRMKLAEDDFDEYDMNPDGLGRSSKFKAFCALPTGPKKMFSKLLSINRSGSEKN